The following proteins are encoded in a genomic region of Nicotiana sylvestris chromosome 4, ASM39365v2, whole genome shotgun sequence:
- the LOC104213269 gene encoding protein NRT1/ PTR FAMILY 4.5-like, which produces MAGIDVMAFFATGVSLVTYFYGFMNFNITKSATAVTNFMGTAFLLALFGAFLSDTYLSRFKTCVLFGCFEVVGYALLAVQAHFRQLRPFPCKDVPLSQLNQCESANKGQLAILYAGLYLVAIGTGGVKAATPPLGADQYDEKDPKEAAKLSSYFNWLMFFLTTGALFGVTFVVWISENQGWDWSFAACSIVVGLAILFLTMGKSLYRNNASNGSPITRIMQVFVVALRNRNLPLPENEHEIHDKESRNDTEILRKTDQFRFLDRATIMRTDQNTFTSSAHGPWKLCTVTQVEETKIVVRMLPIILSTVFMNTCLAQLQTFTIQQSTTMDRKIHKFEVPGASIPAIPLLFMIILIPIYERVFIPIARKFTGIPIGIRQLQRIGVGLVLSAVSMAVAAIVEKHRKTVAIKHNMVESATPLPMSVFWLGYQYAIFGLADMFTFVGLMDFFYSESSSSMKALSTAISWSSLAIGYYTSSVVVSIVNKVSGGWLDNNNLNKDKLDYFYWLLAGLSVLNFGFYLLCASWYKYKKVDVNPEDVLLSKEAKGKIETNIV; this is translated from the exons ATGGCGGGGATCGATGTCATGGCTTTCTTCGCAACTGGTGTGAGCTTGGTGACTTACTTTTATGGATTTATGAACTTCAACATAACAAAATCAGCCACTGCTGTTACAAACTTCATGGGAACAGCATTCTTGCTAGCATTATTTGGAGCCTTCCTTTCAGACACTTACTTGTCCAGATTCAAGACTTGTGTTCTATTTGGCTGTTTTGAAGTTGTT GGGTATGCACTTCTAGCAGTGCAAGCACATTTCAGGCAATTAAGACCCTTTCCTTGTAAGGATGTACCCTTGAGCCAACTGAATCAATGCGAGTCTGCAAATAAAGGCCAATTGGCAATCTTATACGCGGGACTTTATCTAGTTGCAATAGGGACCGGTGGAGTTAAAGCAGCTACACCGCCTTTAGGAGCTGATCAATATGATGAGAAGGACCCTAAAGAGGCTGCTAAATTATCAAGCTACTTCAATTGGCTTATGTTCTTCCTCACCACTGGCGCGTTGTTTGGTGTCACATTTGTAGTTTGGATAAGTGAGAATCAGGGATGGGATTGGTCTTTTGCTGCCTGCAGTATTGTTGTAGGATTGGCGATTCTGTTCCTAACTATGGGGAAATCATTGTACAGAAACAATGCCTCAAATGGAAGCCCCATTACGCGTATTATGCAGGTGTTTGTTGTAGCACTTAGAAACAGAAATCTACCTTTGCCAGAGAATGAACATGAGATTCATGATAAAGAATCTAGAAACGATACAGAGATTCTTCGAAAAACTGACCaattcag GTTTTTGGACCGAGCAACGATAATGAGGACTGACCAGAACACATTCACATCAAGTGCACATGGACCATGGAAACTTTGTACAGTAACACAAGTTGAAGAGACCAAAATTGTAGTCAGAATGCTCCCAATTATATTGAGTACTGTTTTCATGAACACTTGTTTGGCTCAGCTCCAAACTTTCACTATCCAACAAAGCACAACAATGGACAGAAAAATCCACAAGTTTGAAGTTCCAGGGGCTTCAATTCCAGCAATTCCACTATTATTTATGATTATCCTGATTCCTATCTATGAACGCGTTTTCATTCCAATAGCAAGGAAATTCACAGGAATTCCAATAGGTATTCGACAGCTGCAACGTATAGGTGTTGGCCTAGTACTTTCAGCTGTGTCAATGGCAGTAGCTGCAATTGTAGAAAAACACCGGAAAACAGTTGCTATTAAACACAACATGGTTGAATCCGCCACTCCATTGCCAATGAGTGTCTTTTGGCTAGGCTATCAATATGCAATCTTTGGTTTGGCTGATATGTTTACATTTGTGGGATTGATGGATTTCTTCTATTCAGAAAGCTCATCAAGCATGAAAGCGCTAAGTACCGCGATTTCTTGGTCTTCACTGGCAATTGGATACTACACAAGTTCAGTGGTGGTGAGTATAGTGAACAAAGTAAGTGGTGGCTGGTTGGATAATAACAACTTGAACAAAGACAAGCTTGATTACTTTTATTGGTTGTTAGCAGGATTGAGTGTGCTCAATTTCGGGTTTTATTTACTCTGTGCTTCATGGTACAAATACAAGAAGGTAGATGTGAATCCAGAAGATGTTCTCCTTAGTAAGGAGGCCAAGGGGAAGATTGAGACGAACATAGTTTAG